The DNA window TGTTCTTGGTATATTGGTAACAATCATGATAGAATGGATTGAAAAGATTTAGCCACCAAACATTTACCTGGTCAGAGTTAATAGAGCATGCCCATTTAGTCCCTTTTTTATCTGATTGTTTATACTGATGCCCTATGGAACATTGTAAGCATGATAAAACAATTTGGTAATGTCTGGCATGTTTATCCTCCTATAAAATTATGTCAAAACTCAAAATAGTCAGCTCATACCTTAAAATTTTACAGGTAGCAGAGTGGATGAAGACACATCATGAGTCCGATTTATCTGAGAATGACTACGGAATGCGCATTGACTTGATTACCAGAGTTTTTGGTGCTAATGCAGCTGAAgatttttttgagaaacttcCAGCTTGTGTGCAATCACTGGAAGCATATACAGCTCTCCTACATTCTTATGCTCGATCCAAGATGACAGACAAAGCTGAGAGGCTGTTTAAAAGAATGAAGGATGCCAACCTTTCCATGAATATCCTTGTTTACAATGAAATGATGACCCTGTACATTTCTGTTGGTGAGCTTGATAAAGTTCCGGTCATTGCTGAAGAGCTGAAAAGGCAAAAATTTTCCCCAGACCTCTTCACATACAATCTCCGGATCAGCGCTTCTGCGGCATCAATGGATCTGGAGGGCTTCAAAGGAATCCTTGATGAGATGTCAAAAGATCCAAACTCCAATGAAGGGTGGAAGCTGTACCAGAACCTCGCTGTGATTTACGTCGACGCTGGTCAGCTTGTTGGTTCAGGAAACTCGCTGGTGGAAGCAGAGGCGAAGATCAGCCAGAGGGAGTGGATCACATACGATTTCCTCGTAATCTTACACACCGGGCTCGGCAACCGGGATAGAATCAAGGACATTTGGAAATCCATGCTGATGACTTCACAAAGGATGACGAGTCGGAACTACATCTGCGTGCTCTCATCCTACCTGATGTGCGGGCAGCTGAAGGATGCCGGGGAAGTCATCGACCAGTGGCAGCGGTCGAAAGCCCCAGAGTTCGACATCTCTGCCTGCAATAGGCTGTTTGATGCCTTCCTGAACGCCGGTTTCACCGACACGGCAAATAGCCTCAGGGAACTGATGCTGCAAAAGAGCTGTATACTGACAAGCAGGCAAGAACGCTCTTCCTGAGTGGCCATCCATGCTGAAACTGTTGAGTAGGATTATGTCATTACATGATGCAATAATAATAGATACTTTCCAGTTGGTTGCTACCTGGAGATCTTGTATGGCCGTGCTAACTACATTCTCCTGTTCTTTCTGGCCTACTACTAATTTCTAGCTACAATGATGCATTGTTTAGTTTCAGAAACAAGACAGGTACAGCTGCTCCACAACATCGCCTGTGAGATGGCCACCTCACCAGGTTCTCCAAGTTCGTCGTATGCGTCGTATGCTCACCACGCGGATGGTTAGGCGTGAAACTCccatataaaacttttttacactTACAGTCCACATGATTTCCAGGTCTTTCTCTTGGTACTTTCATTTACCTCATCAggcatcatcatcgtcatcgtcattgACATCGACATTGACAACCTCCAAAACCTTGAAAATTCCCAGTGTCAGCACACGCTTGACAACTTACAGGTACATACAAGTAAGCTTCTCCTACTTAATTAGGCACCCCTGGGAACATGTCGCATTCAC is part of the Oryza glaberrima chromosome 4, OglaRS2, whole genome shotgun sequence genome and encodes:
- the LOC127770405 gene encoding pentatricopeptide repeat-containing protein At5g09450, mitochondrial-like codes for the protein MCSFVRFCENMMLIESCKIPNFCGVPSTLVNGPHGQPMSRDSGPCLRLLHCSCTHLFSSRGSFERNAAEHSRGEMAAVFLRAAARATRSSALVRAILASRSPLSSSSCAASPTTAAPVPGTAPRAAAAGDGDEGCAAAAATPADVGGDEDDLRSRVFRLRLAKRSATAALERWAGEGRAASAAELRGIARDLTRAGRYKHALEVAEWMKTHHESDLSENDYGMRIDLITRVFGANAAEDFFEKLPACVQSLEAYTALLHSYARSKMTDKAERLFKRMKDANLSMNILVYNEMMTLYISVGELDKVPVIAEELKRQKFSPDLFTYNLRISASAASMDLEGFKGILDEMSKDPNSNEGWKLYQNLAVIYVDAGQLVGSGNSLVEAEAKISQREWITYDFLVILHTGLGNRDRIKDIWKSMLMTSQRMTSRNYICVLSSYLMCGQLKDAGEVIDQWQRSKAPEFDISACNRLFDAFLNAGFTDTANSLRELMLQKSCILTSSFRNKTGTAAPQHRL